Genomic DNA from Equus caballus isolate H_3958 breed thoroughbred chromosome 10, TB-T2T, whole genome shotgun sequence:
CGCATCCCGCGCCCCGGGACCCCGTCCCCTCACCCCCCGGGCGGCCGCGGGCCGAGTCCCACCTGTGGTGAGGCGGGAGGAGACGTCGCCGAAGGGGGACGGCTCCATTCGGAGATACTTCTGCGGTGAGGCCGCGGCGGCCGAGAAGgaggcggcggtggccgcggcggcCGACGACGGGGAGGCGGCGGCTGAGGTGGGCGCCGACAATGGCGCACATCGCCTCCGCTTCGGGGACGCCGGGCTCAGCAGAGGGTCGAAATCCAGAGTCCTTTTCAGAGTGGCTCCGCACGCCATGGCCGGGGCGGCGGAGGCGCCGGGCTTGGGTGAGGTCGGGGAGGGCGAAGGGAGGGGGCGAGTGAGGACGCGAGGGGAGCCTAACCGACGGGCTCGGGAGCAGGAGGGCGGCTGGCGGACGCCGGCTGGGAGACGAGAGCCGCCGCTGCCTCCGCGGCAGGGCAGTGGCCCGGGCCGGCGCGGGCGAGAACGGGAGGGGCGGTGGCGGCAGCTCGCGCCCGCCGCGTCAGGGGGGCTCTTCCGCCTGCTCCGGCGCGGCTCCCCCGGGAGAGGCTCCGGCCGCCCCCGCCGTCCGTTCGAGCTTTGCGCCGCGCCTGAGGCGCTCCTGCGCTGACACCGGCTCCCTTCGGAAGTCGATACCAGCTTCGTGAGGTATGAGGCCGGGACGCGGCTCCTGAGACGCCTGGGCAGGGGCAGAAGCTCGAGAGCGGCGGTCGATGCGGAGGGATTGCGAGGTAGCGGCGGCGGCCGGAGCTCAAGCGAACACGTCCAGCCGCTTCCCCTTCCACTGTACGACTCTTCCACCCGCCGCCGGCCCCAATATGGCGTCAATAACAACGCCGCCGATTCAAATCCTGCGGCCTCAGGACGCGTGCGCATAGGGTGGCTACCACGAGGGCGCATTCTGGGAGTTGTAGTTTTTCACTGTGAGGAGGAATCCCCGTGAAAAGCGGTTAGGGAGGAGTCACGGAAACTACGACTCCCGTCATTCAAGGCGCGCGACTCTCAGTTCCGGGTTGGAATTTAAATCCCCTACACAGCTTGAGTGTAGAAGGAactaagcaaaagagaaaaaaagaaaaagctgtgaGAGAGTGTGAGAGAGGAAGGCAAACCCGTAGGGAAAGCGGCcttaaaatacctttaaaattcAGGACATTAGTTGTCCGGATACCGCTCCCACACTGATTTAACAACCAGGAAATAGAAAACTAAGCCAACCTAACAGTCCAAGACAGATTAATTTCCGTAATGAATGCCAAGAACAAAACCTGTCACATCGAAGGGCTAGGAAATAATAAGATTATGGAACCTATTTAGGACTGCTAGAGAGAACAACGTAATAGTATCAGGTTACCGGATCCTTGATTGAACTCCATCCTTGTCCTTCCCAGGTAGCTGTTTGCAGCCGCTTACTAAATTTTGCAAAGCCAGCTTTATCCTGTAAATGAATAAGATTTAAACGACGTACAGTACCAAATTGTTTGCTTCGGATAAAAAGTGAGTGATATCAAAAATTGTATTATCTCTATTGAATATTGGTGTATTTTGTGAACGGTAAAAATTGAAAGACGTAGTGAAATCTCTAGGGAGCAGATGTTGGACCCATTTTGTaagcagagaaaaatattttttctaaaagtttcacTTTTAATCAGGTACCTAAAATAAGTCAAATACAGCATTAATAAAAAGGTGATTTATGCAAAAAACTATCACCAGTCCAGTACAAAACTACTTATCTATGTGAATGCCATATTATAAAATGTTCATAGATATCAAATACTGGCTTCCAGTGCTTATGTATTCCTATCATTTATTCAGTAACTAAAAGAAGTTTTGTACcactttgtcttttattctttatacCAGTTTTGGACAGTAGTTCGatatatttattcttgttttatagaATTGTTTGACGCCTCAAAGATCAGCAGTCCTGATCACACTGATTGTGTCAACAACTAAGTGAGCTAGTTTTATTTTGAGATGTTATActgtttggaaaatatatttcaaaaatgatcAGTGTTTAATAAAACAGCAGCTTTACTGTGACACCCAATAGGTAAATTTTTACTAAATTCTAAGCACTCTATGAAATCTATGATATGGTGAAATTAAcagaatatacatattttatgtaaataagtAGGAAAAGATAGGTTAACCCatggaaaacaaataacaagGCATTTATGTTCCTGTTAAGTGTTTTCTGGAATTAAGATTTGACCTTAAATTATAGTGCTTACATTGGAAAGGGAGTGTTATGAGCTGatttgtgtctcctcaaaatttatatgttgaagtcctaaccccaggtATCTCAGAATAtgaccatatttggaaatagggtcatttcagatataattagttaagatgaagtcacagTGGAGTTCTGTGGGCCCGTGATCCAATATGACTAATATCCTtattaaaaaaggggaaaattggaTTCAGGCAGGCAGAACACCACGTGACGTGAAGGCAGAAATCTAGGTGCTGCGTCTACAAGCCGAGGAAAGCtaaggattgccagcaaaccaccagaagttaGGAGAGACATGGAAGATTCTCCCTCACCATCCACAgaaagaaccaaccctgctgataccttgatctcAGAGATCTAGACtcgaactgtaagacaataagtttctattgtttaagccatccagtttgtggtactgTTATGGCagacctaggaaactaatacagggggATTGTGGTTATCATTTGAGTTACACTGGACTGCCTGGAAAATGGGGAAAGAGTTGTGTGTAAAGGTGGTATGGGACATCTGGTAAACTTGACATTTCCGTCATAATGGCTGCTTATGCGATCACCATGGCACAGCATATCTGCAAAACGCTCTCTGTATGATGAAACAGTGACGGGGCTGGCGCAGCCTCCCCTTCTGCCAATGACTAAGGTACCTGTTCAGAAGCTAAGAGGAAAAAAGGGACCCCTTCcctattcatctttgtatcttcgCTCAGGCTCTCTGCTCCATACTTTTTGCCTGACTGCTTGCCCTTTAAGACTCAACCCAGGTATAAACTCCCATAGGAAGCCTTCCCCCAACAATTCCAGGCTGAATCAGTTTTACAGATTCGCATAGAAAGAGGCGCCTACCTGCAAATCTTCATCATCATGCCCACCATACTGTAATAGAATTCTCTGTGCGTGAATCTGCCTCTCCCACCACAGTACGTATTAGCTCGTTGCCAATAGTATAGTCCTTTGCACACTTCAACAAATACCCATTGAATGtttcttcagtattttaaaatcacccTATCCTCTCAGTAGCCTACGTTATCCTTGTCCCTAAGACAGTTACCTACCGAAATAGTATAGCAACCCTTTTAGGATAGAAGAATGCtgttgaaggagaaaaaagaaaaaaacctaaaaaaatctttcttagactaaaattaaagataaaaataagcaacatatatgcacccctatgttcgttgcagcactattcacaatagcaagacagggaaacaatccaagtgcccatccactgatgattggataaagaagatgtggtatatatatacaatggaataccactcagccataaaaaatgacaaaatcatcccatttgcaacaacatggatggacctggagggaattatgctaagtgaaataagccagactgagaaagaccaacactagatgatttcactcatatgtggaatatgaacaaacacatggacaaagaaaagagttcagtggttaccaggggaaggggggtggggggcaggcacagggggtgaaggggagcacttatgtggtgatagACAAGAAATAatctacaactgaaatttcacaatgatgtaaactattatgaactcaaaaaataaataaaaataatactttcaaGCCCATAAATCTTAATATAGTTTAGAAGTGAATCTTTATTTTGTTgatcaagaggaaaagaaaactatatttaaCACACTAATATGTTGAATCAGGTCACATGAATGTAAATACATAGTACAGCTATTGGCTCCAGTGACCTACACTGACCAGGGTTGCTCTTGTTGTGACTAAAAGCCCTATAACAGGTTTCAAAGGcttgaaatatttagaatagtTTTGTGACAATCTAGGAAGTATTTTCTGATTTGCACAATCTTAGATGCCTCTGAAGAAAATCAAACTGTTCTACCAAGATGCTTGTCTTTGGTTGGTATTAGACTTTTCTAACACCTCCCAAAATATTCCCCGGGATCTGATTCTGATGACTCATTCTTTGGCTAAAGCCAGTAAAAGTAGACATAGGTGGATGACACAAGATCTCATCATCCTGAGCCTGAAGATCCTCTTTGTACCATAAATcatttttcaaacaatttttctGACGTCAAATAAAGATAAGTGCAAATATGTAAGGTGTGGAGAGGTGTTTGCTGACTTTGCATGCTGAGTTTGAGTAATCGTAGGCTCAGCATTAGGAACAGCAGCTCCAGTTCAGGAGTCACTTCAAATCTATATTCAGAACAAGCATTGCCtagggcaaaaaaaaaagtttaatcaTTGTGTAAATGAGTATAGTAGAGAAGAGTACACATTGTAGTTCCTTCCATGTAAGATTTTGCAGGCTGGCCGAAACCTCTTCTAAGCACTGTATTTGGAATACATACTACTTTTCGTTGTAGATGTGATGCTGgctaattttattttgctttcattcttttggatgtggTTGTTATTTTGAGTTGATTGGATAGATCATAGAGTTATCAAAACCATATATCTGTGAGTGATTTCAAGAGGTCACCTAGTCTAGTTGCCAGCCTTAAGGCATGTTTACCTGTAAACTACTCAGGCCAAATCAGTATCTATCTGACTCTTTCTAAAGAATTTCAGACAACATCCAAAATCCAGCTGCAAATTCTCTTCTATCTAGCTGTAACCTCTTCTCCATCAGAGGCTGATTTCTACTGGTATAGTGCTCTATGAAGAAAAGTGCGCCGCTCCAGGAAACAAGCTATGATTCGCTTATCCTGCAGGACTTCGAAAGAAACCACAGGAAAGTCTCTGGCAGTCAAAAGAAGTTTTTATGAagtccttattttaaaattagcataCTTTCCGTGAGTACCTGTATCCTTACTCAGACTGTTTACTCTTACTACAGAAAAGTTAATCACTTTTGGAGATCTTATTTCCCAGCCCAAGCCAATCAGAAGAATCAagtaggaggaaaggagaaaaggaaaatgcgGTATACACTGACTACCACAAGCAGTCCAATCACTGCATAGCAAAGAAAGAGACTGTAAAAAATGACCACAAAATTCAAAAATCCAACAGCCTTGAGCCACCGAAGTGTGAGGACAATCAGCCCAACTGCAGCTGAGGCATCGCTGTATTATTACAGCACCATATAATAATGGTAGGCTTGCCAGATTTAACACATAAAAACATAAGACACccacttaaatttgaatttcatttaaacAAGGAATAATGTTAGTACAAGTATGTTCCAAATATTGCCTGtgtttatctgaaatccaaattttactgggtgtcttgtattttatctggcaaccttaAATAAGATGGGGATCCCAAGTCGTCAGTAAAGCACAACCTGTTGTTAGTATGCAGTTCAAAAACTGTGTAACAAATATGAtattagaaaatgttccatgaaTAGTATTTAAGATTAAGCAAATCAAAACTTCCAGTTGTCCAGAAAGTTAATCTATGTGAAATACTTTGAGCCATGCATGTTCTATTCATTGCAGAGTCCTAGGCATaaaataaacacttaataaaCACTAGACAAATAGTGAAAAGCTTAACACACCATCTCCCCAATGATGGGGCACCTCAAGCCCCTGTAGGTTGTCCCTAGCCCCTCCTGGTTATTTAGTTCTAGAATTCCTTCACACCTTCTACTGCAGATGTCGGTTCTGTTGTCCTGTTTGGGTCCAAGCCTGACTCAGAGTTGGTGTCACTCTCTGTGTCGGACTCCCGTTCCCTCTTGTGCCTGTTGTCCTGGGCTTCCATGATGCCACCATGAGCCTTTCCTGATGAGgcttgttgagagaatgagaTGACGCCTACACTTCCCCAATATTTTGGGCTTCCTCTGCAAGCCTAATGTTATAAGGGTCAGTCAGGTGTGTggtataaaggaaataaagaaacaggCCCAGCTCTTCCCCCAGGAGCAGCTTTTCCATTCCCACCCACTGATAACAAGCATCAACCTGGGACCAATTATTGGTCACTTGCAGCCTCGGGGCCTGTATTAAGGCTAGGGCTTCACTGGGTGCCCCAGAAACGGCTAGATTTCATCTGGAACTTGTGTCCCACATTAATTATTCTATGTGGTTCGATTAGTCAAGAAATtatccacctctttttttttttttttttaggaagattagccctgagctaactgccaatcctcctctttttgctgcggaagactcgccctgagctaacatctgtgcccatctttctctactttatatgtgggacgcctaccacagcatggtgtgccaagtggtgccatgtccgcgcgccaccaggcccgcccctccACCTCTTAAAGGAGACAGTCTACACTCTTAACAGGGCTTGCCTCTGAACAATGGGACATGGAATGTGTCTGTGGGAACAAGATGAACTGAACACAGGTCCCGCCCTCAAAGGAGCTTACTTTCTACCTTATATGATTGTCTGAAGAGTCTTTTACAAATATCCCATTTatcataattatttgaaaattaaaatataattttctggaaaa
This window encodes:
- the AKIRIN2 gene encoding akirin-2 gives rise to the protein MRPRGSHPMRTRPEAAGFESAALLLTPYWGRRRVEESYSGRGSGWTCSLELRPPPLPRNPSASTAALELLPLPRRLRSRVPASYLTKLVSTSEGSRCQRRSASGAAQSSNGRRGRPEPLPGEPRRSRRKSPPDAAGASCRHRPSRSRPRRPGPLPCRGGSGGSRLPAGVRQPPSCSRARRLGSPRVLTRPLPSPSPTSPKPGASAAPAMACGATLKRTLDFDPLLSPASPKRRRCAPLSAPTSAAASPSSAAAATAASFSAAAASPQKYLRMEPSPFGDVSSRLTTEQILYNIKQEYKRMQKRRHLETSFQQTDPCCTSDAQPHAFLLSGPASPGASSATSSPLKKEQPLFTLRQVGMICERLLKEREEKVREEYEEILNTKLAEQYDAFVKFTHDQIMRRYGEQPASYVS